Proteins encoded in a region of the Methylobacterium radiotolerans JCM 2831 genome:
- the motA gene encoding flagellar motor stator protein MotA: MGVIIGLLIAAASVGGGFWALGGHLTVVWQPFEFIIVGGAAIGAFIVANPAGVVLDTGSALRDAVFARVPRREDYLELLGLLFALTREVRSKPRNEVEGHLERPGESEIFKAYPRAARDPALTLFICDYVRLIIIGNARPYDVEALMEEEIATHRRDKLKVYNALMITADGLPALGIVAAILGIVKAMGALDQSPALLGSLIGSALVGTFTGIFVSYTVVAPVANKIKATRESQARLYIIVKQTLLAYMNGALPQIAVEYGRKAITSANRPTIDEVEDATMTASPRGETVLREAA; this comes from the coding sequence GTGGGTGTAATCATCGGCTTACTGATCGCGGCGGCCAGCGTGGGCGGCGGCTTCTGGGCTCTCGGCGGCCACCTGACCGTGGTCTGGCAGCCATTCGAGTTCATCATCGTCGGCGGGGCCGCGATCGGCGCGTTCATCGTCGCCAATCCCGCCGGCGTGGTGCTGGACACCGGCAGCGCGCTGAGGGACGCCGTCTTCGCGCGCGTTCCCAGGCGGGAGGATTACCTCGAACTTCTCGGTCTTCTGTTCGCCTTGACCCGGGAGGTGCGCTCGAAGCCGCGCAACGAGGTCGAGGGCCATCTGGAGCGTCCCGGCGAATCCGAGATCTTCAAGGCCTACCCGCGCGCAGCGCGGGACCCGGCGCTGACCCTGTTCATCTGCGACTACGTGCGCCTGATCATCATCGGCAACGCGCGCCCCTACGACGTCGAGGCGCTGATGGAGGAGGAGATCGCCACGCACCGGCGCGACAAGTTGAAGGTGTACAACGCGCTGATGATCACGGCGGACGGCCTGCCCGCCCTCGGCATCGTCGCGGCGATCCTCGGGATCGTGAAGGCGATGGGCGCGCTCGATCAGTCGCCCGCGCTTCTGGGAAGCCTGATCGGCTCGGCGCTGGTCGGCACGTTCACGGGCATCTTCGTCTCGTACACGGTGGTCGCGCCGGTCGCCAACAAGATCAAGGCGACGCGCGAATCGCAGGCGCGGCTCTACATCATCGTGAAGCAGACCCTGCTGGCCTACATGAACGGCGCCCTGCCGCAGATCGCCGTCGAGTACGGGCGCAAGGCGATCACCTCTGCCAACAGGCCGACCATCGACGAGGTCGAGGACGCGACGATGACGGCCTCGCCGCGCGGCGAGACCGTCCTGCGCGAGGCGGCTTGA